A part of Sesamum indicum cultivar Zhongzhi No. 13 unplaced genomic scaffold, S_indicum_v1.0 scaffold00125, whole genome shotgun sequence genomic DNA contains:
- the LOC105179178 gene encoding uncharacterized protein LOC105179178 has protein sequence MEALRENIAGPTESLESVQGHDSASEHQGLEFKNRNAPQPEMNPFMQQGVKVFAGTTDPTEADEWLRNTERALDRIECTSEQTLRYVVSLPEKDALDLWETVPGSKNRPVILTWNDFLKEFADNYTPPVYRNRKKVEFLELKQNHLSVAEYELQFLRLSKYSPEEVSTNELRRDRFRRK, from the exons ATGGAAGCGTTAAGGGAAAACATTGCTGGCCCAACTGAGTCATTAGAGTCTGTGCAAGGTCATGATTCTGCATCAGAACATCAGGGGTTAGaattcaaaaatagaaatgccccACAACCAGAAATGAACCCCTTTATGCAACAA GGGGTTAAGGTATTTGCCGGTACAACTGACCCTACTGAAGCAGATGAATGGTTGAGAAACACGGAAAGGGCGTTGGACAGAATTGAGTGTACTTCTGAGCAAACGTTAAGGTACGTTGTGTCCTTACCGGAGAAAGACGCCTTAGACTTGTGGGAAACGGTTCCTGGGAGCAAGAATCGACCAGTCATTTTGACGTGGAAtgactttttgaaagaatttgctgaCAATTATACTCCACCGGTCTACAGAAATCGTAAGAAAGTTGAATTCCTTGAATTAAAGCAGAACCATTTATCTGTTGCTGAGTATGAGTTGCAATTTCtgagattgtcaaaatattcTCCTGAAGAAGTGAGTACCAATGAATTGAGGAGAGACAGATTTAggagaaaatag